Within Epilithonimonas zeae, the genomic segment GGTGTTGGATTCGGAACCAATCTAAACTTAAGGTTAGGAGTTTCGTACCATTCATTCAGCCCCAAAATTTTATTTTTTGGTCTAGGATATGCGGATATAGTTTCCATACTTTCTGTATCATAATTATACAAGTATGGAGATTGCCCCTCTTCCGGTAAAACTACCTCATATTTATTTTTGTCCTTTGGTATTAAACTAATAGGATAATTAACCTGCTGCAGATGGTTTCTATCAATTTCCAAAAACACAGGACTATCTTCCTGATCCAAATAAGTAGTTTTTATTAATCCTTTTGTAGTGTAATTGGTAATTAAATTCAGTTTTTTAACCAAATATTCATTATGACTTCTTGACAATAATATTTTCTTCAGATAAACTCCATCCTGATTTCCGCCCTGCCCCCAAATGAAGTTAATAGACTGATTGGGAGTGAAGTAACTTGCTGTATTATTAGAAATACTTAAGGACAAACTTGAAGAATAGACTCTCTGAGCGTAATATTTACTATAAACATAAGAAATACAGTAACCTATAAATCCAAGAATCACAAACCAATACCAATTACGAATAACCCTTTGTACAAAATGAGCTGGATCAAACAAATTGAAAGATCCCATTTTTTCAGCCTGTGCTGTATCTTGTGAGTTTTTTCCGTTTTTATCAGGAATCATTATAATCTGGTAATAATTAGATAAATAGACATCACTGTAGTAATCAATGATACCCCTGTTGTCAAAGTCTGTAGCGGTTCTTTTCCAAATCCATTGATACTTTTTCCATTGGTATTAAGATAGATGATATCACCATTCTGTAACCAGTAATAAGGCGAATTCATAGCGTCTTCTCTTGTAAGATCTAATCTTGCGGTTTTTATACCTTCAGGATATTTTCTATGGATCATTATATTTTTACGATCAACAGTACGGTTAAGTCCCCCATTCATAGCGATGGCTTGCATTATATTCAGTTGAGTTACATAAGCTGTTTTTTCTCCAGTTACTCCAACTGTTTCCATATCACCCAGTAGATAATAACGGATACCATCAAGATTTAATCTAACTTCGGACTTACCTTGTAAAAAATTCTCATTGACTTTTTCCTGTATTTCTTTGGTCATATCTTCAAGCGTTCTGCCTTCTGCCTTGACATATCCGATTCCGAAAATATTAACATCTCCTTTAGAATCTACTTTCAACCCATTAAAATAAAAAGTAGCATTACCCCCAGAACCATTATTACCTCCAGTTTGTC encodes:
- a CDS encoding polysaccharide biosynthesis/export family protein codes for the protein MIKRYLFNIFLLLTLLGVCSSCVTKKDVRYLQPSESLTINEEGLVPYNVPEYRVTKGDILSLNVVTTPKGDAAQFYSSLNASAAGSNNAPQQAGGATGGQTGGNNGSGGNATFYFNGLKVDSKGDVNIFGIGYVKAEGRTLEDMTKEIQEKVNENFLQGKSEVRLNLDGIRYYLLGDMETVGVTGEKTAYVTQLNIMQAIAMNGGLNRTVDRKNIMIHRKYPEGIKTARLDLTREDAMNSPYYWLQNGDIIYLNTNGKSINGFGKEPLQTLTTGVSLITTVMSIYLIITRL